In Conger conger chromosome 5, fConCon1.1, whole genome shotgun sequence, the DNA window aCCCTCTTGTTCTCTGCACTAAATGAGAAAATTGCTGTCTCATTGAacccattacatttcattacatgacattatgtggggcaacatggctcaggcagtaagagcagtcgtctggcagtcagatcCCCcgtctgggctgtgtcgaagtgtccctgagcaggacaccacctaacccccaatgctcctgatgagctggtcggcgccttgcatggcagccaatcgccgttggtgtgtgagtgtgtgtatgaatgggtgaatgagaagcatcaattgtacagcgctttggataaaggcgctatataaatgccaaccatttaccatttaccattattggcatttggcagacgctcttatccagagcgacatacagttgattagactaagcaggagacaatcctcccctggagcaatgcagggttaagggccttgctcaagggcccaacggctgcgcggatcttttgcggctacaccgagattagaaccaccgaccttgcgtgacccagtcatttaccttaaccactagccGCTCCCACTGGCCAACCCCCAACCTGGCCAAGTGGTGCTCTGCtcacagcttgtgtgtgtgtttcgcaGGTCGGTCCCAGTTGACGACGGCACCATGGGGCGGATTTTCCTGGACCACATTGGAGGGACGCGCCTCTTCTCATGCGCCAACTGCGACACCATCCTCACCAACCGCTCGGAGCTCATCTCCACACGCTTCACCGGAGCCACCGGCCGCGCCTTCCTCTTCAACAAGGCACGGCCGCCGCCCTCACTACGCACCAACACGCTTTCACTGTTATTAAGCCTGTTTTTAGTAAGATAGTAAACCCATATGTAATATTGCATGTCGCTCTTCACGCATGTTTCAGCTCTTCATGcgctagttatggatttgatgcttttaacctgtggaagaacctatgcacttgtaagtcgctttggattaaaagcgtctgccaaatgacgtAAATGTAAATTGCGTACACAGGCTGCACATTTTAGTCGTATCTATTCACTGAATCGTTTTCTTgaaattcatttgtattttattgttcatCGTCGTCTTCATTCACCACTACCTGTTGGCCAGAATGATGATGATGTATTGGAGCCCTATGTTTAACACAAACCTGAAAATgacttaccaaaataaaatggttactattcttaaACCCTTTGGCGACAATCAGAATCCAGGTCTCTtcaaaatattactgaaacaaagtaacAGAATTTCAAACTCAGTGGAATTTCAAACtcagtggaagcttttttttctcacctaaatgtatttttgtaagtGGATACAGATGCTTGTAGCTGTGCCTGATCAGCTTAAAAACACGGTGGagtcacagccacaacactggacaaatcctggTTCACATTTGAGGACCATACCACCAAAAGCAGAGAAAGACCAGAAACAGTCTGATTGTgagaatatacattttgtttggcaTAAATTTGATTGAAGACCAGGAGTTCAGGAGTCATGGGCTAATATGTAAATGGCTGCGTTACAGCGCCACCATGGGGCCGATAAGCCTCGTAGCAATAACCTAAGTGCCATGTTTCGTAGTGTTACAATTAACAGTTGTTGGTGTCCTTTCACGTTTAACAAAGAACAAAACTGAACAGAAACAATAGGGTTCCAGCACTTTGGACCCTTTGGAATTATTGTTGTCTATGGCTTTGGATCTTATGCTCTGCTGTCGCCCCCAGGTGGTGAACCTGCAGTACAGCGAGGTGCAGGACCGCGTGATGCTGACGGGCAGACACATGGTGCGTGATGTCAGCTGTAAGAATTGCAACAGTAAGCTGGGCTGGATCTACGAATTTGCAACCGAGGACAGCCAGCGCTACAAGGAGGGCCGCGTCATCCTGGAGAGGGCGCTAGTCAGGGAGAGCGAGGGCTTCGAAGAGCACGTTCCCTCCGATAACTCCTGAGTCTGCCCCCGCCCCCGTCAACATCCAGAGAACTCATCTTCCCATACTCCCTGCTGGATCTTGCAGTGTTGCTTCTTGCTGACAGCCCCAACATCCTGTCACTCAGAGACTCCAATGGGTTTACCTTCGAACCACCTAACACCTGGCCTATCATACCCACTATGGcattcaacaaacaaacaaagatacTCATATAGGATTTATTTTATgctctttcattttaattctaaAACGTTTTCATGATATAGTCGCTGTGAAGACAAAGTTGATTTTAACGTTTTCATGATTTACCGTGAACTggaaaggagtgtgtgtgtatgtatactctcttgccttttttttctttttggactGATTGTTTATTTTGAAGTTTTGAAATGCGTGCATGCAAAGGCCAGACTGCTTAATGTATAATAATTTCAGCACAATTATACTTCCGGAAGGTTCACTTCCTTCCCGGAGTCTTTTTCACGAGAACCCATTGACGGAGGCCTACGCACCTGACAGGAACACAACACTGGATCACACACAGGAAGGCATGCTGTGGCACActggacacagcacacagctgcacacacacacacacacacacacacacacacttttacagcaGTCTGCCCCAAAGTGCTTGTGTGGATATGTTCGCCCCACACATTGGCTTGCAGAGACAGAATGTACATGTAGCCATCCAGACCAAGGGAAAGGTTTCAAGGCTTTGGGTGTGTTGCCGTTCACTCAAGCTATCTTACAGTAGTCTGGGTAGCAGAGTAAAAGGGACACATTTCAAAGTACAAAGCGAGACTGGAGGAGCTTGAGGTTTTTGTGTATGCAGGCCTGGCATGGTTGTCATGGTTCCCTTTCACTGTTTGCTCTATGAAGTTATGCACTGGGCTAGCAAACACCActgctcttcttctgtggttgaCGCTAGTAACTGTTCTCAGTTCAGTCTGTGGAAGATGTCCTGCTTGCCATAACAATATCGTGAGGTATCCGTGCTCCCTGTTTACTCTACACGCACACCTTTACTCTCTGCTGACAGGCCATGCCAGGGGATACTTTCGATCCATTATATGAAAGAAAGTATTGGCTAAGGGGACTGGGACTGGTCCATCTTGCAGGACACAGAGCTGTCCTACTTCCGTgcagactacattacccataatCGCATTGTACAAACATTGTGAAGttgggaaaattaaaaaatggatGCTTGTAATGTTACTGTGTTCTTATTATTGATATGCTATAATTGTTAGTGTGTTCATTGTTCTCAATATTATTACTGTCATTTagcctttctttcttttgggtaaaatttaagccaaggatgttttttctttgcgGAGTGATCTTCTGTAGTGGTGAGTTATCAATAAAAAGAATTTTGCTAAGGCTTCACATTTCCCTCATAGAACACCCCATACTGTTCTCTCACCAGCTCATCCTGGACGCAGGTAGGTGGACAGTGCAGACATTGGTTTGATATAAAACTCCCTGATGAAGACCAGATTAGTATTTTGTGAGCTTGAAGCAAATcatgagaaaatattttgttttaaagtggAAACGTGGATGTGAAGTGTCTGTTGAACTACTACAGACCCCAGACAGTAAATTCCGGAGAGATCTTCAGACATTCAAGACTGGTACGCAAGGCTAATTGTCAGTAGACTGGGAGGAAATCTGTTGGTGCCTTGTTGGTGTCATGTTCATGCTTTTTTAAGGCATTTTTCAATTCTACAGTACTatagtatattacattacattacattacaggcatttggtagacgcccttagccagagtgacgtacagttgattagactaagacggagacaatcctccccttgagcaatgcagggttaagggccttgctcaagggcccaaaagctgtgctGATGTTATTGTAgttacactgggattagaaccaccaaccttgcctgtcccaggaattaaccttaaccactacactacaggctgctacagACCACAATCAAGCTTGATTATGATCTGCTCCTTTCCTCTTCAAAACCTTTGAATTCTTTGTTTGGATAATATCTGGATCCCTCTTGCTTATTTAGGTACTTTCAGGTGCTCAAGTTACTAAGAAAATGAATTGGCCATGCTTGCTTTCTGTGTCATTAAATAGACCAGGCTATTATTGGATTGATCTCATCTTGTGACTTACTGGGCACTGTGTGTCTTACaataaatgcttaaaaatgAAGGAGCTAAGGTTATggtcaataatacaataaaagaaGCTACCTTCTTGTTCTGTAAAATATACATCCGTATGTCAGAACACATGGCATGCCATTCATGTGCTGTTTTAGTGGCTTTCCTCCTTGCAGATCACAGAAACTTGTATGGTTACCAGGGGGTGCTGTTGAGCCAGAGGACTGAAGTGTGCTAACTGTTGTCTGGTAACAGTAACTGTCTATTTGAGGACATTGGCTTGGACTGTTTCCAGCTTAATGGTAGGCAAATGGAGGCGAATAagtgtgcctttgtgtgagTGAATCTAAATGCATTTGTCTGAGTGAGTCAAAGTGAATTACCATGTGAGTGAATCTGAAAAAACTGGAATACGTTACCATGAGTATTGCCTGGTACGTTATTACGACTAAAAACTACAAGTGAAGTTTGCATAGTTGTTTTTGTgcttcttctgtgtgtgtggtatacgTATATGTGATAGCCATTTGAATTTTGGACACTGTCTTTGGCTTATTTTTAAAGGCATCTATAAATAGCATTTTAACAAGGCCTGATTGGAAAGAATCTCTgggtttattgtttttaaacattctTGCCCCTGTAACCTTCACTTCttgagaggaaagagaggcagCCAGATGAGATGAGATAAGAGAGGTTGAttttgggggagggagggaccgAGAGAGGGATTAATAAGCAGAGGGAAAAGTAAGTAGTAAGGTCGGGGTTGAAAAAAGGACAGGAGAAATTAAATCTGGAGACtgctaccccctcccccccccccccccgccccggatTTCAAGCTGTCGCTTCCTATCCATCTACCAATCTTCTCTTCTTTTAGccagatgtttttgttttctggaatTTTCTAACTTTCTGTTCCCCATCGGTCAACCTCTGTCATCTCCAGACTCGGGTCAGATACTGAACACATTTATtaaagttgtttattttttaagtacTTGTTTGAGTATTTCATGCATTCCTGGCTGTCTCCTCTCCTAGTGATTTCTCTTCTTCCCGTTTTCTAATCACTCTGTTGTACACTCCGTCCTTTCTTCCTTCCATATCCACCCCTCTCACCTGCTGTCCTATTATCCCCAACTTTCGCCCACTATCCCTCCTTCGACCTGTGTCTCCTGTTCCTTCTATCCCCTCAACCCTCCTTTCTTTCTGGTAAGCAGGTAAGATTACAGGGTACATCAGCTGTCTATTTATATTAATGACAGATACTGTACACAGTAGACAGTATCTGCCAGACATGGGAGCATGCACGATTTACATTATGTACAGATGGCAAACAAGATGAGAGAAACCATTTTGAATTGTTATTTAACTGATTCATATTTCTGTATGTCGCACATGTACATGCCATAGACAAGCTCATACACCCGTTTTTATTACtgaaaagttctggaacactgcACTTTGCTGAACTTATACAGTCTGCTATTTAAAGTTACGTAACAAGTAATGTTCTCGTAATTCTCACGTCCGAAAGTTCTGACAAAtcctgaaaataatttgaaatagtGAGAATGACTGCAAAGAGGAAAGCATAGTTTTCCTGTGGGAGGTGTTTTAAGGGATGGAAAAATGAGGTCAGTGAACTGACGGGGTCAATGTCAGTGTAAACAGAGATCGTcttggttgtatgtgtgtggatacaCTGGTCATGTTCTGGCGTGAATTTTTAAAATGGGGACCCAGGTGGGAAAAGGAGGAGTtatgggtggggtgggggggctttaGGTGAGCTCAGTGTCAGATGTCAGATTGTCTCCATTGGAAAAAATGCCAGGAACGATCAGTGAGAGATATCGGTGTCTCCACTCAGGTCTGTAATAGTGGTTCAACTTACAGGACATACGCAGACAACACTGCAGTGTCAGACTAACGCAATCCCTCCTCCATTCTGTCTAATTCAGCGCTGTTCCTTGTCTAATTTCAAGAATTGGGCGGACATCTTATGACACTTCCACCATACCATTGGAAAATTGCATGGAGGACATACCCACACTCAGCAACATCCtggaaatacatacatatatcaTCAAGAATGCATTGAGACTTTTTGCCCATTTAATTTAACATGACCCATTTGCGCAGGAAGTGCCTGTTTCCAGGAAGTAGAAAACAGGAAGGAGGGAAATGTCAGCTGTGTCAGTGATCATCCTGCATGAACTACCTCAAGGACCTTGGAATCTGGTTAGCCTGAGCCAGTGGCTTATTGTGGCTTATCTTCTTCTTAAATGACATCAATCAtagttaaatgtaattattatgaCAATGAATATTGCGTAGCATAGCgtcatggctaaggtacatgactgggatccagaaggttggtggttcaagccctggggtagccacaataagatcgccACAGCTCTTGGtaccttcagcaaggcccttaaccccacattgctccctgggtTCCACacagtggctgcccactgctcccaaGTAATTAGGATAGGTCAAATGcaaaggacaaattaccccacagggttcaataaagtacatCAATCATCTTCCCAATAATGTCATGCAGGTGTCAGCTGACCAGTACAAAATGTATGACTGAAACAGTGCTGAAGTCATGTTTTCAGTCTGTTCCAGCGAATTGGGTCTGGCTACCGTGGCACCGAGGGATGTGGCTGCAAGTCTGCAGGCTGTTTATCCCAGCCACTCAACAGGAACCTTGCTGTGACAATGACAATTGCGGACAGAAGTGAGCCCAGCTGTAACAGGGGCCTCTCCCACGAGAGTGGGATGATGCTGACGGAAAGGGAAATGGAGGCTTGAACTACCTACCGAGTGAAGCGCGAAGGACACGATGACACTGGATCCACCTATAAATCAAGCCAGGCTGCTCAAGCTGATTACAGTgtgaggcagagcctgaaggtAACAGGGTAATaagaaaaaatgcaaacacagaATCCCTTATGAACAAAAAAGGGATGGTGTGTTTAGTGgccagtatgtctgtgtgcataggGGTGGGGAGTTACACTGgtatttgctgtgtgtgtgtgtgtgtgtgtgtgtgcatgcatgtgcaaacACCTACATGCAAACATACTGAAATGTACAGCTTATTGCAAGAGGGACAGGAAGTTACTTAGACAGGGGTGCGAGAGaaagagggttagggttagggttagggaagACAGAATTAGAGACCAGGTCTGAGAGTTCCTGCTGTATTCACACTTTTCAAGCCCAAACCACTTCACAACGTCACATCACGCATTCAGCCAGACACTCCCTGGTTGGAAAGAACtttcaaatgtttatttacAAACTCGAAGGCGATTGAACACTTTGACCAAAACGGAAAGAACAAAATGACAGCCAATCCAATCTCCCTGAGCTTTAAAAATGgccataataataaaacagaggCAGCACAGACAAAAAGAGGGAACAGACACACTCTTCATTTTACTCAGTAAAAGACAGCTAGGACAAAGACAAGTGCAAGTGGGTGGAAGTGCAATGGAAAAACCCCAAAAGTTTGGTTCCTTTTACAACAAAGTTTCCTCtggtgtgataaaaaaaaaaaaacgaacaccTTGAAGGGTAGTACTAAGAGGCTATAGGTTATATTGTCTTCTCAGAAAAGTATGTGACCTTATCGTTCTCATCTAGATTAACCTTCCCCATGAATAAACTACTTTCCCAAATGGCAGGGTGCAGAGCATTGAAGAATGTATACAAGGTCAAATTGAGGTTTATATGCCATTTATGAAAACACTTAACAGATTGTGGGATTGAAGGTTTTGATGCTAATCGAAAGCCATAAATCAGTATTGTTTTCACATAATACCATCTAAGGACTAGAGTGAAATGAAGGGAGAGATCTTGCACAGAGGTGCTATGATATTTAAGAATCAAAATGAGACATCAATATTTGatgttcaatgttcaaaatgactcAAAACAGGACTTTGTCCCCAGTATGTGTCACGGTAACATTGTCACAAGttgaaacagaaatgtaatgacaacagtTGGAAACTACGGTCTCTAGTTTACTGGCAAGGTAATTAGAGAGGTCACAACAAGTTCAACAAGTGTACCATCTCACCACTGGAAATTCAGACAATACAGACTTTAACATAATTGAAATCAGGGTACTGGGGGTTTGTTTGACTACCCagctgtaaaatacagctatgccTTGACTTTAAAATTGAGTTGggcaagctggtctagctagtcaaccagcttgagctggtagcttgtctgagctggtggaccagctaccagccgttttatagcttgagctgatcaaaccatgtaaagctgggagctggtctgaactagtcaaccagctaaaccatgtcaagcttgtagctggtctgaactggccaaccaactaccagctgtttcaaaacctagcttaagtCCAAGCTGGGTATGTGAGCCACATTAATGTTGTCCGCCTGCAGAGGACATTTGTTCAAACCCGATAGTAAATGAAAATGGTGACAAGATGGAGGCAAATATTTCACTCGTCCCATGGTGCCTCCTGCATGGTCTCCTCTTTTGCGATTCATCACCCAACTTGAACTTCACCAGCTCCTAATATACATCTGTGCTATTGCCCCTTCAAACATCCCCCGCCCTAGGCAAAATATGAACAGAAAcccacccacagacacaaacactactgtac includes these proteins:
- the LOC133128714 gene encoding protein yippee-like 5 produces the protein MGRIFLDHIGGTRLFSCANCDTILTNRSELISTRFTGATGRAFLFNKVVNLQYSEVQDRVMLTGRHMVRDVSCKNCNSKLGWIYEFATEDSQRYKEGRVILERALVRESEGFEEHVPSDNS